Part of the Gemmatimonadales bacterium genome is shown below.
GCGTCTTCGCGTGAACTCAGCTGTTTGGATCTAGGCTCTCTGCCTGAGTACCGCGAAGGCGAGGTTCTGAAGATCGGCCGGCGAGACACCGGGCACCCGCCCGGCCTGACCGATGGAGGTGGGCTGGACAGCGCTGAGCTTCTCACGCGCCTCCCAGGAGATGGTCTGGATGGCGTGGTACTCAAGGGTGGCTGGGAGGGGGACCTCGTCGAGCTCTGCGAGCCTCGCCGCGGCGTCCCGCTCCCGGGCCAGGTACCCCTCGTACTTGATCTCGATATCGGCCCACTCGGCGTGCTCCGCCTTGGCTTCGCTCCCCGCCGCGGCCAGCAGGGAGGCGAGCGTAACCCCAGGCCTGCGGCAGAGCTCCTTGAGGCGGGTTGGCTCACCGATTGGAGACTCTCCAGACGCGGCGAGAATCGGGTTTGCGAGTTCCGGGGAGATTGCCGTCTCGACCGCCTCCCTTGAAGCGGATTCTTCTCCCTCGAGACGCTCCTCGGCGGACCGGATCTCCCCTTCGCTGAGGAGCCCGAGCCTCCGGGCCAGCGGATAGAGCCGCCGGAGCGCGTTGTCCTGCCGGAGGAGAATTCGGAACTCCGCCCTGCTGGTGAAGAGTCGGTACGGTTCGTCCACCCCACGATGAACCAGGTCGTCCACCAGCACCCCCGTCATCGCCTCGTCCCGGGAGAGCACTACGGGCTCCCGACCCTGCACCTGCAGCGCTGCGTTCAGCCCCGCGACCGCCCCCTGTCCCGCCGCCTCCTCGTACCCAGTGGTGCCGTTTACCTGCCCGGCAAAGTAGAGCCCCGGCAGCGCGCGCGATTCGAGTGTCGGGTGGAGCTGTGTCGGGGGGAAATAGTCATACTCGATGGCGTACCCAGGCCGGGTCATGTCCACCCTCTCCAGCCCGGGCACAGCTCGCAGGAAGGCGAGTTGGACATTCGCGGGAAGAGAGGTCGACAGCCCGTTCACGTAGAGCTCCGACGTGCCCAGCCCCTCCGGCTCGAGGAACACCTGGTGTCGGGCGGCGTCGGGAAAGCGGACCACCTTGTCCTCAACGGAGGGGCAGTAGCGCGGACCCCGGCCACTGATCGCTCCGCCGTAGAGTGCCGACTCCTGGAGATGCCGCTGGATGATCTCCTTCACCTCCGCGCCGGCCCAGGTCAGCCAGCAGGGCAGTTGCTCCGGGTGCCCGGACCGCTCGAACTGACTGAACCAGTACGCCACCGCGTCGCCGTCCTGGCGGGTGAGCTTGGAGAAATCGACCGTCCGGCCATCAATGCGTGGTGGGGTTCCGGTCTTGAATCGTTCTCTTGCAATCCCTTGTGTTGCAATGGCTTGCGAGATTTCTACAGCGGGAGATTCTCCGGCCCTTCCGGCGGGTACCTGCGGGTCCAGCCCCAGATGGATGGCGCCGCGCAGGAAAGTGCCCGTGGTCAGGACGACTGTCCGGGCCTCGAAGGTGAGCCCCTCCCTGGTCACCACCCCCGCCACCCGCCCGCCGCGAATGACGAATGAGGCAGCGGTCCCCTGCGCAAACCGGAGGTTGGGCTGGGCCTCGAGGAGCTGTCGCACCGCGCGACGATAGAGCGCCCGGTCGCATTGGGCCCGCGGCGACCACACCGCCGGGCCCTTCGAGCGGTTCAGCATCCGGAACTGAATTCGGGAGAGGTCGGTCGCGCGCGCCATGACACCGCCGAGGGCGTCCACCTCGCGCACCACGGTCCCCTTCGCGATTCCCCCGATGGCGGGGTTGCACGACATCTGCCCGATCGTCTCGAGATTCTGCGTCAGGAGGAGCGTGCGCGCACCGGCTCGCGAGGCAAGCGCGGCCGCTTCGGCGCCGGCGTGGCCGCCGCCGATGACGAGGACATCGTAAGGCATGACGCAAGATAGGCAGATGGGCAGGGAGGCAAGGAGGCAGGGAGGCGGAAGCCTGATGCGCCGTCATTCCCGCGAAAACGGGAATCCAGCACGGGGCGGGGTTATGCCCGCCCCTGGGATCCGCCCAATCGAGGTTGAATTTCAGCTGGACGATGCGAGCGCCGCTGATGACGTCGACCCCGGCATTCGCCGGGGTGACGCACCGTTGGTGGGATAAACGAACGGCCTCCCTGCCTCCCTGCCTCCCCGCCGCCCGGCCCCGCCTGCTTACCCCGTCCGAATCCAGCGCAGAATTTCCATGACCGACGCCCGCTTCCCATACATCAGGATGCCTACCCGGTAGATCCGCCCAGCCACCCAGGAGACAGCGAGAACCCCGAGGCCGGTAATCCCCGCCGAGGCGAGCACCTCCACGAGCGGCAGCGGGCTGAGCGAGTAGCGCACCGGTGTCACGAAGGGGGCAAAGAACGGAATCATGCTCATGGTCCGCGCCAGCGTGCCGTTCGGTTCGTCCAGCAACCCGAACATGAGCATCAGCCCGACCACGATGCAGAGCGTGATGGGCATGGCCCCCTGCTGGGCCTCCTGCTGGGTACTGACCGTGGCCGCCACGGCGGCGTACGCTGCCGAATACAGGAAGAAACCCAGGACGAAGAACGAGAGATACACCGCGAGCAGCCCACCGCTGATCGACGGGATCGGCATACTCATCGCATCGGACGGGGAAGCCCCGAGCAGGCCGGCAATGGCGACCCGCTGCGAGGCCAGCACCTTCGCGGTGCCGGTCCAGATGCCGAGCTGAAGGAGTGCCACCGACCCGACGCCAATCACCTTGCCGAGCATCAGCTCGAAGGGGCTCAGGCTCGAAACGAGAATCTCCATGATCCGGTTGGTCTTCTCCTCGACCACCGACCCCATCACCTGGATCCCGTAGACGATCAGGGCAAAGTAGAGGAGAAATGACATCACATACGCGAGCATGAACGACGATTCACCGCTCTCGCCGCTGGCCTGACCGTTGCTGACCCGCGACGTCTCGAGCGACACCGGCGCCGTGGCGGCAGCGA
Proteins encoded:
- a CDS encoding ABC transporter permease: MRKLMAVIRREFMVRVRTRAFVISTILGPLLLGMLFVLPMLLESRDRAPKRIVVLDAAGGNFGSRVVEALTGARRGSGADASPRYQVLSVLATDGSTAPLDTLIPHLGVKDAGPDGLVGVVVVTDSVIETGRMHYYGSNVGSLSEMGDLQRILRQAIIAERLSRSGVDVSVLAAATAPVSLETSRVSNGQASGESGESSFMLAYVMSFLLYFALIVYGIQVMGSVVEEKTNRIMEILVSSLSPFELMLGKVIGVGSVALLQLGIWTGTAKVLASQRVAIAGLLGASPSDAMSMPIPSISGGLLAVYLSFFVLGFFLYSAAYAAVAATVSTQQEAQQGAMPITLCIVVGLMLMFGLLDEPNGTLARTMSMIPFFAPFVTPVRYSLSPLPLVEVLASAGITGLGVLAVSWVAGRIYRVGILMYGKRASVMEILRWIRTG
- the mnmG gene encoding tRNA uridine-5-carboxymethylaminomethyl(34) synthesis enzyme MnmG translates to MPYDVLVIGGGHAGAEAAALASRAGARTLLLTQNLETIGQMSCNPAIGGIAKGTVVREVDALGGVMARATDLSRIQFRMLNRSKGPAVWSPRAQCDRALYRRAVRQLLEAQPNLRFAQGTAASFVIRGGRVAGVVTREGLTFEARTVVLTTGTFLRGAIHLGLDPQVPAGRAGESPAVEISQAIATQGIARERFKTGTPPRIDGRTVDFSKLTRQDGDAVAYWFSQFERSGHPEQLPCWLTWAGAEVKEIIQRHLQESALYGGAISGRGPRYCPSVEDKVVRFPDAARHQVFLEPEGLGTSELYVNGLSTSLPANVQLAFLRAVPGLERVDMTRPGYAIEYDYFPPTQLHPTLESRALPGLYFAGQVNGTTGYEEAAGQGAVAGLNAALQVQGREPVVLSRDEAMTGVLVDDLVHRGVDEPYRLFTSRAEFRILLRQDNALRRLYPLARRLGLLSEGEIRSAEERLEGEESASREAVETAISPELANPILAASGESPIGEPTRLKELCRRPGVTLASLLAAAGSEAKAEHAEWADIEIKYEGYLARERDAAARLAELDEVPLPATLEYHAIQTISWEAREKLSAVQPTSIGQAGRVPGVSPADLQNLAFAVLRQRA